The proteins below are encoded in one region of Candidatus Thermoplasmatota archaeon:
- a CDS encoding M67 family metallopeptidase, with product MLRISRALLSEVRAHAAATFPEECCGFLLGEAAGDDRTVRAVVRAANTFAPPELRARHYAYDPLALVRAEEEQAARGFEHVGFYHSHPTGVARPSEYDRLHAGFAGQSYLIVAVTAKGPGEAASFALSADRTFKSEELLVLP from the coding sequence TTGCTGCGCATTTCCCGCGCCTTGCTGTCGGAGGTTCGCGCGCACGCCGCCGCGACGTTTCCGGAGGAGTGCTGCGGGTTTCTGTTGGGGGAGGCGGCGGGCGACGATCGCACCGTGCGCGCGGTCGTGCGCGCCGCGAACACGTTTGCGCCTCCGGAGCTTCGGGCGCGCCACTACGCGTACGACCCCTTGGCGCTCGTGCGCGCGGAGGAGGAGCAGGCCGCGCGCGGTTTTGAGCACGTCGGATTCTACCACAGCCACCCGACGGGCGTGGCGCGGCCCAGCGAGTACGACCGCCTGCACGCGGGGTTCGCCGGCCAATCGTACCTCATCGTGGCCGTGACCGCCAAGGGGCCGGGCGAGGCGGCGAGCTTCGCGCTTTCCGCGGACAGGACCTTTAAATCCGAGGAGTTGTTGGTCCTTCCGTGA
- a CDS encoding winged helix-turn-helix transcriptional regulator, with translation MAVLALSFVMAGPASALMFVSSCEGLPTCSAHEETTELLNAGYQGARGAVSEARDEAHSNSRERLDSTSEEVATLREQTRATDLETPSPEAPVLETPAVPELPGADVPDLPHLPDLGVPSADPAAHVGRAHAALTLGGQAGSAPTSNELQGARERALTRAEAFVTRVAVPRSDGDASHAGLSQTYATAEFPPLPAILGLVAGLLVLALPLLHRLLPNEALDHRLRQRLYELAQRDEGVTASEAARALAVSATTAGYHLRRLQASGMLAAENVGKRLCFHVPGRPPSARRARRLLRDPSARRLLGALREGPAGSLRELAARSGVSLATAHACVGRLASEGLVEVQPRPDAARSYAATEHGLALAAPAEGPGDALAPPASAAAAF, from the coding sequence GTGGCCGTCCTCGCGCTCTCGTTCGTGATGGCCGGCCCGGCTTCCGCGCTCATGTTCGTTTCGTCCTGCGAGGGCCTGCCGACCTGCTCGGCCCACGAAGAGACCACGGAGTTGCTCAACGCAGGCTACCAAGGGGCGCGGGGCGCCGTTTCCGAGGCCCGAGACGAAGCCCATTCGAACTCCAGGGAGCGTCTCGATTCCACGTCCGAGGAGGTCGCGACCTTGCGCGAGCAAACGCGCGCCACCGATCTGGAGACCCCCTCGCCCGAGGCGCCCGTCCTGGAGACGCCCGCCGTGCCGGAGCTTCCCGGCGCCGACGTCCCCGATCTTCCGCACCTTCCCGACCTCGGCGTCCCCAGCGCGGATCCTGCGGCGCACGTCGGGCGCGCGCACGCGGCCCTGACGCTTGGGGGGCAGGCCGGATCGGCGCCGACCTCAAACGAACTGCAAGGCGCCCGGGAGCGGGCCCTCACGCGCGCGGAGGCTTTCGTCACGCGAGTCGCGGTTCCAAGGTCGGACGGCGACGCATCGCACGCTGGCCTCTCGCAGACGTACGCAACTGCGGAGTTCCCGCCGCTTCCGGCGATCCTGGGTCTTGTCGCAGGCCTCCTCGTCCTTGCCCTGCCCCTGCTCCATCGTCTCCTGCCCAACGAGGCCCTCGACCACCGTCTGCGGCAGCGGCTCTACGAGCTCGCGCAGCGGGACGAGGGCGTCACGGCAAGCGAGGCGGCGCGGGCGCTTGCCGTTTCCGCCACGACGGCAGGCTATCACCTCCGCCGGTTGCAGGCCAGCGGCATGCTGGCGGCCGAGAACGTCGGCAAGCGCCTTTGCTTCCATGTCCCGGGCCGACCCCCGAGCGCCCGGCGCGCGCGGCGGCTCCTTCGCGACCCTTCGGCGCGAAGATTGCTCGGAGCCCTCCGGGAAGGCCCCGCCGGGAGCCTGCGCGAGCTGGCGGCGCGCTCCGGCGTCTCGTTGGCGACGGCGCACGCGTGCGTCGGTCGTCTCGCGAGCGAGGGGCTCGTTGAGGTTCAACCGCGCCCAGACGCAGCCCGCTCCTACGCGGCAACGGAGCACGGGCTTGCGCTCGCGGCGCCCGCGGAGGGTCCCGGCGACGCCCTGGCGCCGCCGGCCTCGGCGGCCGCAGCCTTTTAG
- a CDS encoding MFS transporter: protein MPSRPRNVRILAAVSALQDLASEMVFPLLPLFLVGPLGAPVVAVGFMEGLAETVSAALRLGGGHASDRTGRRKPFVVAGYAASGLAKPLYALASVWPHVVAARFLDRVGKGVRTAPRDALLADSSDARRYGATFGFHRAMDTLGAVGGSAAALAVVVLAAGQTPFQSVFVLAAVPALAAVLVATLVREVPGTPRAPLRLRGALAALPRPLRLVLAASGLFAVARVSDAFLLVRAHELGAGLAEALALYVLLNIVFAATAIPAGRLADRVGRLTVLLASFLVFAVVASGFALATRETLPVWFAAAGLFLGLSDGVARAAVSELSPAGLRGTALGAHSAVLAFAALPAGTALGAVWQLLGAPVAFALAAAVALASAVVLAWARREAQKGISGVPA from the coding sequence TTGCCGTCTCGCCCCCGCAACGTCCGCATCCTCGCAGCCGTGAGCGCGCTCCAGGATCTCGCAAGCGAGATGGTCTTCCCGCTCCTGCCGCTCTTTCTCGTGGGGCCCCTTGGCGCGCCCGTCGTCGCGGTCGGCTTCATGGAGGGTCTCGCCGAGACCGTTTCGGCCGCGCTTCGGCTGGGCGGCGGGCACGCGAGCGACCGGACCGGTCGGCGCAAGCCGTTTGTCGTGGCCGGTTACGCCGCCTCCGGTCTTGCCAAGCCGCTGTACGCTCTTGCCTCGGTCTGGCCGCACGTCGTTGCCGCGCGGTTCCTCGACCGCGTTGGCAAGGGCGTGCGCACCGCGCCTCGGGACGCGCTGTTGGCCGACTCCTCCGACGCGCGGCGGTACGGAGCGACCTTCGGCTTCCACCGCGCGATGGACACGTTGGGCGCCGTGGGCGGGTCCGCGGCGGCGTTGGCCGTCGTGGTGCTCGCGGCCGGCCAGACGCCGTTCCAGTCGGTTTTCGTGTTGGCCGCCGTGCCGGCGTTGGCCGCCGTGCTCGTGGCGACGCTCGTGCGGGAGGTTCCCGGCACGCCGCGCGCTCCGCTTCGTCTCCGCGGCGCGCTTGCCGCGCTTCCGCGCCCGCTCAGGCTCGTGCTTGCCGCGTCGGGTCTCTTTGCGGTCGCCCGGGTGAGCGACGCCTTCCTCCTCGTGCGCGCGCACGAGTTGGGCGCCGGATTGGCGGAGGCTCTCGCGCTCTACGTGCTCCTGAACATCGTCTTTGCCGCCACCGCGATTCCGGCTGGGCGGTTGGCCGACCGCGTCGGACGGTTGACGGTCCTTCTCGCGTCTTTCCTCGTCTTTGCGGTCGTCGCCTCGGGCTTTGCGCTTGCCACGCGCGAGACGCTTCCCGTCTGGTTCGCGGCCGCGGGGCTTTTCCTGGGACTTTCCGACGGGGTCGCGCGGGCGGCCGTGAGCGAGCTTTCGCCCGCCGGCTTGCGCGGGACGGCGCTTGGCGCCCACAGCGCGGTCCTCGCCTTTGCCGCCCTTCCGGCGGGAACCGCGCTTGGCGCCGTGTGGCAGCTCCTTGGCGCGCCGGTCGCCTTCGCGCTTGCGGCGGCGGTGGCGCTTGCTTCCGCCGTCGTATTGGCGTGGGCGCGGCGCGAGGCCCAAAAAGGTATATCCGGCGTTCCCGCATGA
- a CDS encoding THUMP domain-containing protein gives MPVYLLRYGEIGVKSAIVRSRFERKLGDNLLALLSARGAKGGIEREWGRLRLRCDDDAAASDALSHLFGLVSWSRVTELPADPSALKEHAALRAGALLGAGTRFAIRARRTGEHAFTSAQVAGEIGAAVLARVPAARVDLSAPEREFFFEIRDERAYYYESVEPGPGGLPAGVEGVAAAAVGDLRGACAAWMALRRGCDVLALPVPPGGDDSIAALRAWHPPLRVLPAAGDDPLEWRSIASRHGASAVFVGASLEQAVALPAGDPPFLAPLVALRDSDVARLSAVVRGQLPPYAVAREVLA, from the coding sequence TTGCCCGTCTACCTCCTGCGGTACGGCGAGATCGGCGTGAAAAGCGCGATCGTCCGATCGCGCTTCGAGCGCAAGCTCGGCGACAACCTCCTTGCGCTCCTGTCGGCCCGCGGCGCGAAGGGCGGCATCGAGCGCGAATGGGGGCGCCTGCGGCTGCGGTGCGACGACGATGCGGCCGCCTCCGACGCGCTCTCGCATCTTTTTGGCCTCGTCTCCTGGAGCCGCGTCACGGAGCTTCCCGCCGACCCGTCGGCGCTGAAGGAGCACGCGGCCTTGCGCGCGGGCGCGCTCCTTGGCGCGGGAACGCGGTTTGCGATCCGCGCGCGGCGCACGGGGGAGCACGCCTTCACGAGCGCGCAGGTGGCCGGCGAGATCGGCGCGGCCGTGCTGGCGCGCGTTCCGGCCGCCCGCGTGGACCTCTCGGCGCCCGAGCGCGAGTTCTTCTTCGAGATCCGGGACGAGCGCGCGTACTACTACGAATCCGTGGAGCCGGGACCCGGCGGCCTGCCGGCTGGCGTGGAAGGCGTTGCGGCGGCGGCCGTGGGGGACCTTCGCGGCGCCTGCGCCGCGTGGATGGCGTTGCGGCGCGGTTGCGACGTGCTCGCCCTGCCGGTGCCGCCGGGCGGCGACGACTCGATCGCGGCCCTGCGAGCGTGGCATCCGCCTCTTCGCGTTCTGCCGGCCGCGGGAGACGATCCGCTCGAGTGGCGTTCCATCGCCTCGCGCCATGGCGCAAGCGCCGTGTTCGTCGGCGCCTCGCTGGAGCAGGCGGTCGCGCTTCCGGCCGGCGATCCGCCGTTCCTTGCGCCGCTCGTGGCGCTCCGCGACAGCGACGTGGCCCGGCTGTCGGCCGTGGTCCGCGGGCAGTTGCCGCCGTATGCGGTCGCGCGGGAGGTCCTCGCGTGA
- a CDS encoding zinc-binding dehydrogenase: MRAAFIEKHGGLDEIRQGEIPRPEPGPGEVLVNVKAAALNRLDLFTLAGIPGLKLAMPHVLGGDAAGTVQALGPGVAGVRPGDRVAINPGLWCGECEACRAGEESLCRSYRIVGEHARGTLAEFVAVPARNLLPMPLGFPFEQAAAAPLVYQTAWRALLNRGQLRSGQTLLVVGAGGGLSPAAVQIARHVGARVIALTSNEEKAKRVKELGAEHVVNYREKPDWDREVWQLTGKRGVDVVFDNVGKETLAKSVRSCAKGGRVVVCGGTTGYDVSFDLAPIFWRQVSVVGSTMGSDRETRAVMDLVWKKQLRPVLDRVVPLHQAKEALRAMQAGETFGKIVLTI, encoded by the coding sequence ATGCGCGCAGCCTTCATCGAGAAGCACGGCGGGCTCGACGAGATCCGGCAGGGCGAGATCCCGCGGCCCGAACCGGGCCCGGGCGAGGTCCTTGTCAACGTGAAGGCCGCCGCGCTCAACCGGCTGGACCTCTTCACGCTTGCGGGCATCCCAGGGCTCAAGCTTGCGATGCCGCACGTGCTTGGCGGCGACGCGGCAGGCACCGTCCAAGCGCTGGGCCCGGGCGTCGCGGGCGTTCGACCCGGCGACCGCGTGGCGATCAATCCCGGCCTTTGGTGCGGCGAGTGCGAGGCCTGCCGCGCGGGCGAGGAGAGCCTCTGCCGGAGCTACCGCATCGTGGGCGAGCACGCGCGCGGCACCTTGGCCGAGTTTGTGGCGGTCCCCGCGCGAAACCTGCTTCCCATGCCCCTCGGGTTCCCGTTCGAGCAGGCCGCCGCCGCGCCGCTTGTCTACCAGACCGCCTGGCGCGCGCTTCTCAATCGTGGCCAGCTCCGCTCGGGGCAGACGCTGCTTGTGGTGGGCGCCGGCGGCGGCCTGTCGCCCGCCGCCGTCCAGATCGCCCGCCACGTCGGCGCGCGCGTGATCGCGCTCACGAGCAACGAGGAGAAGGCCAAGCGCGTGAAGGAACTGGGCGCCGAGCACGTCGTGAACTACCGCGAGAAACCCGACTGGGACCGGGAGGTCTGGCAGCTCACGGGAAAGCGCGGCGTGGACGTCGTCTTCGACAACGTGGGGAAGGAGACGCTTGCCAAGAGCGTCCGCAGCTGCGCCAAAGGCGGGCGCGTCGTCGTGTGCGGGGGCACGACGGGTTACGACGTTTCGTTCGACCTCGCGCCGATCTTCTGGCGCCAGGTGTCCGTCGTCGGCTCGACCATGGGAAGCGACCGGGAGACGCGGGCGGTCATGGATCTCGTCTGGAAAAAGCAGCTTCGCCCCGTCCTCGATCGCGTCGTGCCGCTCCACCAGGCCAAGGAGGCCCTCCGCGCCATGCAGGCCGGGGAGACGTTCGGGAAGATCGTGCTGACGATCTAG
- a CDS encoding winged helix-turn-helix transcriptional regulator, with protein sequence MARSILAGVLVCILAASVAAAAPGDLPGLPVEPGSGPPHAAKDAPAPVRQISSKAAPPVEKAPPGLVEQVAALLSGAGLALSGAAGALGTALGAAGSALLAFLEAVVAALSSAASWLGAALASGTIVVTDGLARAADAVVSGLVAFANAVARGLLVFASAVAAGIAALGSAAAAVPSSIPPEHHALAGGAAGAAAAVAGLSLLHYLGFLAPLYSRLAPRELLDNGARARIFELIRANPGTHASAIAQAAGTGWGTTMYHLARLREARMIVANRHGNKTCYFPMGIPEGTRARLAATRHDRAREIADFVRSRPGATQKEVAASLGMSPALVSWHVRRLQQAGVLGARREGRATLLVPAAAAPAAPPGLPATAPAAA encoded by the coding sequence ATGGCGCGCAGCATCCTCGCGGGCGTCCTCGTTTGCATCCTTGCGGCAAGCGTCGCCGCCGCCGCGCCCGGCGATCTGCCCGGGCTTCCCGTCGAGCCGGGGTCCGGGCCGCCCCACGCGGCCAAGGACGCGCCCGCACCGGTCCGCCAGATTTCGAGCAAGGCCGCGCCCCCCGTGGAGAAGGCCCCGCCCGGGCTTGTGGAGCAAGTCGCGGCGCTTCTTTCCGGCGCTGGCTTGGCGCTCTCCGGCGCGGCCGGTGCGCTCGGAACGGCACTGGGCGCGGCGGGCTCCGCGCTGCTCGCATTCCTGGAGGCCGTCGTCGCGGCGCTCTCGTCGGCCGCGTCCTGGCTTGGCGCCGCGCTTGCCAGCGGAACGATCGTGGTCACCGACGGGCTCGCGCGGGCCGCGGACGCGGTGGTCTCCGGCCTCGTCGCGTTTGCAAACGCGGTCGCCCGAGGCCTCCTCGTGTTTGCCTCGGCCGTGGCGGCTGGGATCGCCGCGCTGGGATCCGCCGCCGCAGCGGTTCCGTCCTCGATTCCCCCCGAGCACCACGCGCTCGCCGGCGGCGCCGCCGGCGCCGCGGCCGCCGTCGCGGGGCTCTCGCTCCTGCACTACCTCGGCTTCCTCGCTCCGCTCTACTCCCGCCTGGCGCCCCGCGAGCTTCTCGACAACGGGGCCCGCGCGCGGATCTTCGAGCTCATCCGCGCGAATCCGGGCACCCACGCAAGCGCTATCGCGCAGGCGGCCGGCACGGGCTGGGGCACCACGATGTACCACCTCGCGCGGCTGCGCGAGGCTCGCATGATCGTCGCCAACCGGCACGGCAACAAGACGTGCTACTTCCCCATGGGAATCCCCGAGGGAACCCGCGCGCGCCTGGCCGCGACGCGTCACGACCGCGCGCGCGAGATCGCCGATTTCGTCCGGTCCCGGCCGGGCGCCACGCAGAAAGAGGTGGCCGCCTCGCTTGGCATGTCCCCCGCGCTTGTCTCCTGGCACGTGCGCCGTCTCCAGCAGGCCGGCGTCCTGGGCGCACGCCGCGAAGGACGCGCGACGCTGCTTGTGCCCGCCGCCGCGGCGCCCGCCGCGCCGCCGGGCCTTCCGGCGACCGCGCCGGCCGCCGCGTAG
- a CDS encoding MFS transporter has product MQFARGPTYAVQIASHLGLSAVGLFVPLHAKTLGASDVEVGFIVAAYGAAVFFAGWLSGRAADRLGAKRLVLRAGLLVAGLTSLLVAVATDPVSLGLARVAFGIGSGAFPAALIAYAYDQTRRPGRFAAWGSLGFALGNVVAGLLGDPREVFVAGGALLLAALAVSFLLPPRPEVRVQVPLFPREVIARNLPAYTAMTIRHTGAAAVWAVFPIHLALLGATHLEIGLLYAANGIFQFTFMHVSDRFASVPMVVGGLATSALTFLLLAAAADLPALFAIQVVLGLSWALLYVGTLKYVMERNVERATSTGLLQSAQSMSNVLGPLMGGVVAQAAGYTATMWVALAMSLVAIPIFVWERRVLARANQ; this is encoded by the coding sequence TTGCAGTTCGCGCGCGGCCCCACCTACGCGGTGCAGATCGCAAGCCATCTTGGCCTCTCGGCCGTGGGCCTGTTCGTCCCGCTGCACGCCAAGACCCTTGGCGCCTCGGACGTGGAAGTGGGTTTCATCGTGGCCGCCTACGGCGCCGCCGTGTTCTTCGCGGGGTGGCTCTCCGGCCGCGCGGCCGACCGGCTGGGCGCCAAGCGCCTGGTCCTGCGGGCGGGCCTCTTGGTGGCGGGCCTCACCTCGCTTCTCGTCGCGGTCGCGACGGATCCGGTGTCGCTCGGTCTTGCCCGCGTCGCTTTTGGCATCGGGTCCGGCGCCTTTCCGGCCGCCTTGATCGCGTACGCGTACGATCAAACGCGCCGCCCGGGCCGTTTCGCCGCCTGGGGGAGCCTCGGCTTTGCGCTTGGCAACGTCGTCGCCGGGCTCCTTGGCGATCCGCGCGAGGTGTTCGTGGCCGGAGGGGCGCTCCTGCTGGCCGCGCTTGCCGTCTCGTTCCTCCTGCCGCCACGCCCCGAAGTCCGCGTCCAGGTGCCGTTGTTCCCGCGCGAGGTCATCGCCCGCAACCTTCCCGCGTACACGGCCATGACCATCCGGCACACCGGCGCGGCGGCCGTGTGGGCCGTCTTCCCGATCCACCTTGCCCTTCTCGGCGCGACCCACCTCGAGATCGGGCTCCTGTACGCGGCGAACGGAATCTTTCAGTTCACCTTCATGCACGTCTCCGACCGCTTCGCGAGCGTCCCCATGGTCGTGGGCGGGCTTGCGACCTCCGCCCTCACCTTCCTCCTCCTTGCTGCGGCGGCGGACCTTCCGGCGCTCTTTGCGATCCAGGTCGTCCTGGGCCTGTCGTGGGCGCTTTTGTACGTGGGCACGCTCAAGTACGTGATGGAGCGAAACGTCGAGCGCGCCACCTCGACGGGCCTCCTGCAGAGCGCCCAGTCCATGAGCAACGTGCTGGGCCCCCTCATGGGAGGCGTCGTCGCGCAGGCGGCCGGCTACACGGCGACCATGTGGGTGGCGCTTGCCATGAGCCTCGTCGCGATCCCGATCTTCGTCTGGGAGAGACGCGTGCTTGCGCGCGCGAATCAGTAG
- a CDS encoding ubiquitin-like small modifier protein 1, translated as MTVTVRIPTPLRAYAKGQASVTVSAANVGEALRALAADHGELRKHLFDESGALRPFVAVYVNGEDVRHLQQDATPVKSGDTLVIVPAVAGGQVGGGRSVASPYGLTRDEIRRYSRHLILPDVGLEGQRKLKEGRVLVIGTGGLGSPVALYLAAAGVGTIGLVDFDVVDETNLQRQILFSADHVGKSKVQAAKERLLSLNPGIEVVAHEERLTSGNALRVFADYDVIVDGTDNFPTRYLTNDACVLLGKPNVYGSIFQFEGQASVFWAEKGPCYRCLYPQPPPPGLVPSCAEGGVLGVLPGVVGAIQATEALKLLLGKGDSLVGRLILYDALGMTFTQLTLRKNAKCPACGTREIRALIDYEEFCGLRGQEPQAPQGRVPSVTATELAARLSAGEKIRLVDVRNPNEWEINRIEGATLIPLPVFPERVNELSTADEIVVYCHTGMRSMNATKFLLDLGFRKVRNLHGGIAAWGQEVDPEMPMY; from the coding sequence GTGACTGTCACCGTCCGCATCCCCACGCCGCTTCGCGCCTACGCCAAGGGGCAGGCGAGCGTGACCGTCTCGGCCGCCAACGTGGGCGAGGCGCTGCGCGCGCTTGCCGCCGACCACGGCGAGCTTCGCAAGCATCTCTTCGACGAATCGGGCGCGCTTCGTCCCTTCGTGGCCGTGTACGTGAACGGCGAGGACGTGCGGCACCTGCAGCAGGACGCGACGCCCGTCAAGAGCGGGGACACGCTCGTGATCGTGCCGGCGGTGGCGGGCGGCCAGGTGGGGGGTGGACGTTCGGTCGCTTCGCCCTACGGTCTCACGCGCGACGAGATCCGCCGCTACTCGCGCCACCTCATCCTGCCCGACGTGGGGCTCGAGGGCCAACGCAAGCTCAAGGAGGGCCGCGTGCTCGTCATCGGCACGGGCGGCCTCGGGAGCCCCGTCGCGCTCTACCTTGCCGCAGCAGGCGTGGGAACGATCGGCCTTGTCGACTTCGACGTCGTCGACGAGACGAACCTCCAGCGGCAGATCCTGTTCTCGGCCGACCACGTCGGCAAGAGCAAGGTGCAGGCGGCCAAGGAGCGGCTCCTTTCGTTGAATCCCGGAATCGAGGTCGTCGCGCACGAAGAGAGGCTCACGAGCGGGAACGCGCTTCGCGTCTTCGCCGACTACGACGTGATCGTGGACGGAACGGACAACTTCCCCACCCGCTACCTCACGAACGACGCGTGCGTTCTCCTGGGCAAGCCCAATGTGTACGGCTCCATTTTCCAGTTCGAGGGGCAAGCGTCGGTCTTCTGGGCGGAGAAGGGCCCCTGCTACCGGTGCCTGTACCCGCAACCGCCGCCGCCCGGGCTCGTTCCAAGCTGCGCGGAGGGCGGCGTGCTCGGCGTCCTCCCGGGCGTCGTGGGCGCCATCCAGGCCACGGAAGCCTTGAAGCTCCTCTTGGGCAAGGGCGACTCGCTCGTCGGGCGCCTGATCCTCTACGACGCGCTTGGCATGACCTTCACGCAGCTCACCCTTCGCAAGAACGCGAAGTGCCCCGCGTGCGGAACGCGCGAGATCCGCGCGCTCATCGACTACGAGGAGTTCTGCGGCCTGCGCGGACAGGAGCCGCAGGCGCCCCAGGGGCGCGTCCCCTCGGTCACGGCCACGGAGCTTGCCGCGCGCCTTTCGGCGGGCGAGAAGATCCGGCTCGTGGACGTCCGCAACCCGAACGAGTGGGAGATCAACCGCATCGAGGGCGCGACGCTCATCCCGCTTCCCGTCTTCCCGGAGCGCGTGAACGAGCTTTCCACAGCCGACGAGATCGTCGTGTACTGCCACACGGGCATGCGCAGCATGAACGCGACGAAGTTCCTGCTCGACCTTGGCTTCAGGAAGGTGCGGAATCTTCATGGCGGAATCGCGGCATGGGGCCAGGAAGTTGACCCTGAAATGCCCATGTACTGA
- a CDS encoding OsmC family protein gives MELVVRNLDPERDAMECVAPSGAVMTFDNPPEGRHGASPLEHLLASLGACALVDVGIVLRKKRLSFRNLRVTCTGERREKPYPRSFTSLKLRFEVEGDVPSAAFEEAVRLSVDKYCSVAGTIREAAPVAWEAAVTAPR, from the coding sequence ATGGAGCTTGTCGTCCGGAACCTCGACCCCGAGCGCGACGCGATGGAATGCGTGGCGCCCTCGGGAGCCGTCATGACCTTCGACAACCCGCCCGAGGGCCGCCACGGCGCAAGCCCGCTTGAGCACCTCCTCGCATCGCTTGGAGCCTGCGCGCTCGTGGACGTCGGCATCGTCCTTCGCAAGAAGCGCCTCTCCTTCCGGAACTTGCGCGTGACCTGCACGGGCGAGCGGCGAGAGAAGCCCTACCCCCGCTCGTTCACCTCCCTCAAGCTCCGGTTCGAGGTGGAAGGCGACGTGCCGTCGGCGGCCTTCGAGGAGGCCGTCCGGCTCTCAGTGGACAAGTACTGCTCGGTGGCCGGCACGATCCGCGAGGCCGCGCCCGTCGCGTGGGAGGCCGCCGTCACCGCCCCGCGGTAG
- a CDS encoding ketopantoate reductase family protein codes for MRVVVLGAGAVGSFVGALLSRRHEVTLVARRAHAEAVAAAGLRVTGGTDLRSKPNAVISVAQAPPADLVLLTTKAYDTERALAEASPLLVSRPFVLSMQNGLSNLDLVEEAVGPSRALAAVTTHGVTFVAPGHVEHAGAGYTRLGSRGAPRDEVARLADELSACGLATEPVDSIDAELWAKAIVNAGINPVAAIAGLPNGALLSDPELQGAMEAACREAIAVATAARAPLPEDDLLERARITAERTAANKCSMLQDLERGRRTEIDAINGRIVALGAQHSVPTPVNATLLALVHGIERTTRY; via the coding sequence GTGAGGGTCGTCGTCCTGGGCGCCGGAGCGGTCGGAAGCTTCGTGGGCGCGCTCCTTTCCCGGCGTCACGAGGTGACGCTCGTGGCCCGGCGGGCGCACGCGGAAGCCGTCGCCGCCGCCGGGCTTCGGGTCACGGGTGGAACCGATCTTCGTTCAAAGCCGAACGCGGTCATCTCCGTGGCGCAGGCGCCGCCCGCCGATCTTGTCCTCCTCACGACGAAAGCGTACGACACCGAGCGCGCGCTTGCGGAGGCCTCGCCCCTTCTCGTCTCGCGCCCCTTCGTGCTCTCGATGCAGAACGGACTTTCGAACCTCGACCTCGTGGAGGAGGCCGTGGGCCCCTCGCGGGCGCTTGCGGCCGTGACCACGCATGGCGTCACGTTCGTGGCGCCCGGGCACGTCGAGCACGCGGGCGCGGGCTACACGCGCCTGGGATCGCGCGGCGCGCCGCGCGACGAGGTCGCGCGCTTGGCCGACGAGCTCTCCGCGTGCGGGCTTGCAACCGAGCCCGTGGACTCCATCGACGCTGAGCTGTGGGCCAAGGCCATCGTGAACGCCGGGATCAACCCGGTCGCCGCCATCGCGGGACTTCCCAACGGCGCACTCCTTTCCGATCCGGAGCTCCAAGGAGCGATGGAGGCGGCCTGCCGCGAGGCGATCGCCGTGGCCACGGCGGCGCGCGCCCCGCTGCCGGAGGACGATCTCCTGGAGCGTGCGCGGATCACGGCCGAACGGACTGCGGCCAACAAGTGCAGCATGCTCCAGGATCTCGAGCGGGGCCGGCGGACGGAGATCGACGCCATCAACGGGCGCATCGTCGCCCTTGGCGCCCAGCACAGCGTCCCGACGCCCGTCAACGCGACGCTGCTTGCGCTCGTGCACGGCATCGAGCGCACGACGCGCTACTGA